A DNA window from Coffea arabica cultivar ET-39 chromosome 6c, Coffea Arabica ET-39 HiFi, whole genome shotgun sequence contains the following coding sequences:
- the LOC113692451 gene encoding rust resistance kinase Lr10-like yields the protein MLDFKIMFAVCLALMFVFIAASNLEKGRRCMHQFNCGKIRINVGCPFQVEGSDFECCGQSDVRLSCEHNRTVLYLGPNSNKYYVAEESIMKIMRSKSIRIMDPGVVKNNCSTVPLYSILDFSYSPLSPGSDAFLLIFVTCKRPVHSSMYVDTTPCLTAKEFSNHDIAHQSNYSYVVVGKSWDLVASDIEETCTIHKIITSGFQHPLNVNLSFKDIHDAMASGFELKWGYMNICEESIFICIATYIKYLVVFAVLAIGARAIIGAVLLVAFLFYKCQRRHLSIYDAIEEFLQSRNNLIPIRYSYKQIKKMTNNFKEKLGEGGYGCVYKGKLRSGELVAIKMLSESKANGQEFINEVAALGRIHHVNVVRLVGFCVTASKHALVYDYMPNGSLEKFIFSERLDGNPLSWKKATEIAMGVARGIEYLHQGCSMQILHFDIKPHNILLDENFTPKVSDFGLAKLHPVQNNTVSLTAVRGTLGYMAPELFYKRVGKVSSKADVYSFGMLLMELVGRRRNLNAHAEHSSQMYFPSWIYDKFDHGENLEIEDATEDENRTARKLILIALWCIQMTPDDRPSMREVVEMLQGDLTALQLPPKPLFYPPDSPRLVQSNSYSSTCEESTGPLCESLSLEETE from the exons ATGCTGGATTTTAAGATTATGTTTGCAGTTTGCTTGGCCCTCATGTTTGTTTTTATAGCTGCTTCGAATCTCGAGAAAGGTCGCAGATGTATGCACCAATTCAACTGCGGGAAAATCCGCATTAATGTCGGTTGCCCTTTTCAAGTTGAGGGCAGTGATTTTGAATGCTGCGGTCAGTCTGATGTTCGACTCTCTTGCGAGCACAATCGCACAGTTCTGTACTTAGGACCCAACTCCAACAAATATTATGTAGCCGAAGAAAGCATCATGAAGATCATGCGCTCAAAATCGATTCGTATTATGGATCCTGGGGTAGTGAAGAACAACTGCTCCACTGTTCCACTTTATTCAATTCTTGACTTTTCTTATAGTCCTCTGAGCCCTGGTTCTGACGcttttctattgatttttgtgACTTGTAAGAGACCAGTCCATTCTTCTATGTATGTAGACACCACTCCTTGTTTAACCGCCAAGGAATTTTCCAACCACGATATTGCTCATCAGAGCAATTACAGTTATGTAGTGGTCGGTAAATCTTGGGATCTGGTGGCATCTGACATCGAAGAGACATGTACCATCCACAAAATCATTACTTCAGGGTTTCAGCACCCTCTGAATGTCAACCTCTCTTTCAAGGACATCCATGACGCCATGGcatctggttttgagcttaaatGGGGTTATATGAACATATGCGAGGAGTCAATTTTCA TATGTATAGCAACATACATAAAATATCTGGTTGTGTTCGCAG TACTTGCCATTGGAGCAAGGGCAATTATTGGTGCTGTATTACTAGTTGCATTTCTCTTCTATAAGTGCCAACGAAGGCATTTATCGATATATGATGCTATAGAAGAGTTTCTCCAAAGTCGCAACAACTTGATCCCCATCAGATACTCCTATAAACAAATCAAGAAGATGACCAACAACTTCAAAGAAAAGTTAGGGGAAGGTGGTTATGGTTGTGTATACAAAGGAAAATTGCGGAGTGGCGAACTAGTAGCAATCAAGATGTTGAGCGAGTCCAAAGCTAATGGCCAAGAATTTATCAATGAGGTTGCAGCTCTTGGAAGAATTCACCACGTTAATGTGGTGCGATTAGTGGGGTTTTGTGTAACTGCCTCAAAGCATGCACTTGTCTACGATTACATGCCTAATGGATCCCTAGAAAAGTTCATTTTCTCCGAACGTCTGGATGGGAATCCATTAAGTTGGAAGAAGGCAACCGAAATCGCCATGGGTGTAGCTCGAGGGATTGAATACTTGCATCAAGGCTGCAGCATGCAAATTTTGCATTTTGACATAAAGCCACACAACATCTTACTTGATGAAAACTTCACGCCAAAGGTTTCTGACTTTGGACTAGCTAAATTACATCCTGTTCAAAATAATACTGTAAGCCTAACTGCTGTGAGAGGAACATTAGGATATATGGCTCCAGAATTGTTCTACAAAAGGGTTGGAAAAGTCTCATCCAAGGCTGATGTTTATAGCTTCGGAATGCTACTTATGGAGTTGGTAGGAAGGAGGAGAAACCTGAATGCACATGCTGAGCATTCAAGTCAAATGTACTTCCCTTCATGGATATATGACAAATTTGACCACGGAGAGAACCTGGAAATTGAAGATGCAACTGAAGATGAAAACAGAACtgcaagaaaattaattttgattgCATTGTGGTGTATACAGATGACACCAGATGATCGGCCTTCAATGAGAGAAGTGGTGGAAATGCTACAAGGTGATCTCACAGCCTTGCAGTTGCCACCAAAACCTCTGTTTTATCCTCCGGATTCCCCTCGGCTGGTGCAGAGCAATAGCTATAGTAGTACTTGCGAAGAGTCAACAGGGCCCCTATGTGAGTCTCTATCTCTTGAAGAAACAGAGTAA
- the LOC140008935 gene encoding rust resistance kinase Lr10-like, whose product MLDLKVMFVVCLVLIYVFIAPLNLENGRRCMQQFNCGKIRINVGCPFQVEGGDFECCGQSDVRLSCEHNRTVLYLGPNSNKYYVAEESIRQIMRSKSIRIMDPGVVKNNCSTVPLYSILDFSYSPLGPGSDAFQLIFVSCKRPVHSSMYVDTTPCLTAKEFSNQDIAHQSNYSYVVVGKARDLGASDIEETCTIHRVITSRFQLSLNVNLSFQDIHDTMASGFVLKWSGMGACKMSVHECYVGYIGGLGSFVVLAIGARAIIGAVLLVAFLFYKCQRRHLSIYDAIEEFLQSRNNLIPIRYSYKQIKKMTNNFKEKLGEGGYGCVYKGKLRSGELVAIKMLSEPKANGQEFINEVATLGRIHHVNVVRLVGFCVTASKRALVYDYMPNGSLEKFIFSKRLDGNPLSWKKAIEITMGVARGIEYLHQGCSMQILHFDIKPHNILLDENFTPKVSDFGLAKLHPVQNSVVSLTAVRGTLGYMAPELFYKRVGKVSSKADVYSFGMLLMEMVGRRRNVNAHAEHSSQTYFPSWISNKVDQGGEVDIGEATEDEKGIARKLTLIALWCIQMPPDDRPSMREVVEMLQADLTSLQLPPKPLFYPPDSAQPVQSNSYSTTDEVSTTLDIAVDLA is encoded by the exons ATGCTGGACTTGAAGGTTATGTTTGTAGTTTGCTTAGTCCTTATATATGTTTTTATAGCTCCTTTGAATCTTGAGAATGGTCGCAGATGTATGCAACAATTCAACTGCGGGAAAATCCGCATTAATGTCGGTTGCCCTTTTCAAGTTGAGGGTGGAGATTTTGAATGCTGCGGCCAGTCTGATGTTCGACTCTCTTGCGAGCACAATCGCACAGTTCTGTACTTAGGACCCAACTCCAACAAATATTATGTAGCTGAAGAAAGCATCAGGCAGATCATGCGCTCAAAATCGATTCGTATTATGGATCCTGGGGTTGTGAAGAACAACTGCTCCACCGTTCCACTTTACTCAATTCTTGACTTTTCTTATAGTCCTCTAGGCCCTGGTTCTGACGCTTTTCAATTGATTTTTGTGTCTTGTAAGAGACCAGTCCATTCTTCTATGTATGTAGACACCACTCCTTGTTTAACCGCCAAGGAATTTTCCAACCAGGATATTGCTCATCAGAGCAATTATAGTTATGTGGTGGTCGGTAAAGCTAGGGATCTGGGGGCATCTGATATTGAAGAGACATGTACCATCCACAGAGTCATTACTTCACGATTTCAGCTCTCTCTGAATGTCAACCTTTCTTTCCAGGACATCCATGATACCATGGCATCTGGTTTTGTGCTTAAATGGAGTGGTATGGGCGCATGCAAGATGTCCGTTCACG AATGTTATGTAGGATACATTGGTGGTCTGGGCTCGTTCGTCG TACTTGCCATTGGAGCAAGGGCAATTATTGGTGCTGTATTACTAGTTGCATTTCTCTTCTATAAGTGCCAACGAAGGCATTTATCGATATATGATGCTATAGAAGAGTTTCTCCAAAGTCGCAACAACTTGATCCCCATCAGATACTCCTATAAACAAATCAAGAAGATGACCAACAACTTCAAAGAAAAGTTAGGGGAAGGTGGTTATGGTTGTGTATACAAAGGAAAATTGCGGAGTGGCGAACTAGTAGCAATCAAGATGTTGAGCGAGCCCAAAGCTAATGGCCAAGAATTCATCAATGAGGTTGCCACTCTCGGAAGAATTCACCACGTTAATGTAGTTCGATTAGTGGGATTTTGCGTTACAGCCTCAAAACGTGCACTTGTCTATGATTATATGCCAAATGGATCGCTAGAAAAGTTCATTTTCTCCAAACGTTTGGATGGAAATCCATTAAGTTGGAAGAAGGCAATCGAGATCACCATGGGTGTAGCTCGAGGGATTGAATACTTGCATCAAGGCTGCAGCATGCAAATTTTGCATTTTGACATAAAGCCACACAACATCTTACTTGATGAAAACTTCACGCCAAAGGTTTCTGACTTTGGACTAGCTAAATTACATCCTGTTCAAAACAGTGTTGTAAGTCTGACTGCTGTGAGAGGAACATTAGGATACATGGCTCCTGAGTTGTTCTATAAAAGGGTTGGAAAAGTCTCATCTAAGGCTGATGTATACAGCTTTGGAATGCTACTAATGGAGATGGTAGGAAGGAGGAGAAATGTAAATGCACATGCTGAACATTCAAGTCAGACATACTTCCCATCGTGGATAAGCAATAAAGTTGACCAGGGCGGAGAGGTCGATATTGGGGAGGCAACtgaagatgaaaaaggaatTGCAAGAAAGTTAACTTTGATAGCATTGTGGTGCATACAGATGCCACCGGATGATCGGCCTTCAATGAGAGAAGTGGTGGAAATGCTACAAGCTGATCTCACAAGCCTGCAGTTGCCACCTAAACCTCTATTTTATCCTCCAGATTCTGCCCAGCCGGTGCAAAGTAATAGCTATAGTACTACTGACGAAGTGTCAACAACACTTGATATAGCTGTTGATCTTGCGTAA
- the LOC113695938 gene encoding rust resistance kinase Lr10-like, producing the protein MEIWRLIIVAISFSSLLSPAIFADNVSIAPAAAPPDDVCAAKRCSPEGPAVRFPFLLRGKQPEECGYNNPGYNLYCDNGNHTLLEFPPSSMKFVVKNIDYKAQMIQVQFAEGCQLKYLRNLDLSSTPFEFSAPDYTIDRYLFAIDRYTLFNCSLANGDSWSSGNEYDFSCLDTPGYKVRATPSDTEIRFLSVELCTKMYDTNLVSGELFGMRDSLNLAWSLSACKKCEVQEGGICRWKNGTNNKFDCFGGKMPDSGVSKKLFISGPIVGCFFLILATSALYNVYKTKKIDRENQKRIRTFLEDYAAMKPTRYSYADIKRITNDFKDKLGEGGYGNVFKGKISNEIFVAVKLLHNSTGNGEEFINEVGTMGTIHHVNVVRLVGFCADGFKRALVYEFLPNGSLDKFIFPEGQEHHNLGMEKLQNIAFGIARGIEYLHQGCEQRILHFDIKPHNILLDNSFNPKISDFGLAKLCEKGRSAVSMTAARGTMGYIAPEVFSRHFGNVSYKSDIYSFGMLLLEMVGRRKNIDANVQNVSQVYYPEWVYGRLVQGEDLRIQVEEDGEEIIAKKLAIVGLWCIQWNPVDRPSITFVLQMLEGNGESPSLPPSPFTSTDPMNPSNPSLHGRHLASGLAVISELE; encoded by the exons atggaaatctggaGATTGATCATAGTGGCCATTAGCTTTTCTTCTCTACTAAGCCCTGCAATCTTTGCGGACAACGTCTCAATTGCACCTGCAGCAGCACCACCTGACGATGTCTGTGCAGCGAAAAGATGTAGCCCCGAAGGTCCAGCCGTAAGATTCCCATTTCTGCTAAGAGGAAAGCAGCCTGAAGAGTGTGGCTACAATAATCCAGGGTACAATCTTTATTGTGACAACGGAAACCATACCTTACTTGAGTTTCCCCCTTCATCAATGAAATTTGTGGTCAAGAATATCGACTATAAGGCTCAAATGATCCAAGTCCAGTTTGCTGAAGGTTGCCAACTCAAGTATCTGAGAAATCTTGATTTATCTTCTACCCCGTTTGAGTTTTCTGCACCAGACTACACGATAGATCGATATTTGTTCGCGATAGATCGATATACTTTGTTCAATTGCTCATTGGCAAATGGTGATAGTTGGTCTTCGGGTAACGAATATGACTTTAGTTGTCTAGACACCCCTGGATACAAAGTGCGTGCAACGCCTTCTGATACTGAAATTCGGTTTTTGTCTGTGGAATTATGCACAAAGATGTATGACACAAATTTGGTTTCGGGGGAACTATTTGGAATGCGAGACTCACTGAACCTGGCCTGGTCCTTGTCTGCATGCAAAAAATGTGAGGTACAAGAAGGTGGAATTTGCAGATGGAAGAATGGAACTAACAATAAATTTGACTGCTTTGGAGGAAAGATGCCCGACTCTG GTGTATcgaagaaattattcatttcag GTCCAATCGTGGGGTGTTTCTTTCTCATATTAGCAACAAGCGCCCTTTACAATGTctataaaacaaagaaaatagaCAGGGAAAATCAGAAGAGAATCAGAACATTTTTGGAGGACTACGCTGCCATGAAGCCTACTCGATATTCCTATGCTGATATCAAGAGGAtcacaaatgacttcaaggatAAATTAGGTGAAGGAGGCTATGGAAATGTGTTCAAAGgcaaaatttcaaatgaaatattTGTTGCCGTGAAGCTGCTGCACAATTCCACAGGAAATGGGGAAGAGTTTATCAATGAAGTAGGAACAATGGGCACAATCCACCATGTAAATGTTGTCCGCTTGGTAGGCTTCTGTGCTGATGGATTCAAAAGAGCTCTTGTTTATGAATTTTTGCCAAACGGTTCTCTGGACAAGTTCATATTTCCGGAAGGTCAAGAGCATCATAACCTTGGAATGGAGAAGTTACAAAACATTGCATTTGGCATTGCGCGAGGTATCGAGTACCTTCACCAAGGATGCGAACAGAGGATCCTCCATTTCGATATCAAACCACATAACATCTTGCTTGACAACAGCTTTAACCCAAAAATATCTGATTTTGGGTTAGCCAAGCTCTGTGAAAAGGGAAGAAGTGCAGTTTCAATGACTGCTGCAAGAGGAACCATGGGCTACATTGCCCCTGAAGTCTTCTCAAGGCACTTTGGCAATGTGTCTTACAAATCAGATATCTATAGTTTTGGGATGCTGTTGCTTGAAATGGTTGGACGACGGAAGAACATTGATGCCAATGTGCAAAATGTTAGCCAGGTGTACTATCCTGAATGGGTTTACGGACGGTTGGTTCAAGGGGAAGACTTGAGAATCCAAGTTGAGGAAGATGGAGAGGAGATCATTGCCAAAAAATTGGCAATTGTGGGACTTTGGTGCATTCAGTGGAACCCTGTGGATCGTCCTTCAATAACCTTCGTTCTTCAGATGCTTGAAGGAAATGGAGAAAGTCCGAGTCTTCCACCAAGTCCTTTCACCTCAACAGATCCCATGAATCCAAGTAATCCAAGCTTGCATGGAAGACATTTGGCTTCAGGATTGGCAGTGATCTCTGAGTTAGAATAA